The following coding sequences lie in one Mesorhizobium sp. DCY119 genomic window:
- a CDS encoding EamA family transporter, with protein sequence MNSALTSWQFWALLSAAFAALTAIFAKVGIENINSDFATLIRTVVILLVLAGIVFATGQFQNPGEISGKTYGFLVLSGLATGASWLCYFRALKLGNAAQVAPIDKLSVVLVAVFGVVFLGERLSGANWLGVALIAAGAVLVAYRV encoded by the coding sequence ATGAATTCCGCCCTCACCTCCTGGCAGTTCTGGGCACTGCTTTCAGCCGCCTTCGCCGCGCTGACCGCGATCTTCGCCAAGGTCGGCATCGAAAACATCAATTCGGATTTCGCGACGCTGATCCGCACCGTGGTCATATTGCTGGTGCTGGCGGGGATAGTCTTCGCCACCGGGCAGTTCCAGAATCCGGGCGAAATCTCGGGAAAGACCTACGGCTTCCTCGTCCTGTCGGGACTGGCGACGGGGGCGTCGTGGCTGTGCTATTTCCGCGCGCTGAAGCTGGGCAACGCCGCGCAGGTCGCGCCAATCGACAAGCTAAGCGTGGTTCTTGTCGCGGTGTTTGGCGTGGTGTTTCTCGGCGAGCGGCTGAGCGGCGCGAACTGGCTTGGCGTCGCGCTGATTGCCGCGGGTGCTGTTCTGGTCGCCTACCGGGTCTGA